The Pseudomonas alkylphenolica genomic sequence GCTGCTGCAGCTGCGGGTGTGGCTGCGTGACATCAACGAGTTCACCCCGGCCACTGACCGCCAAGATGAGATCGGTGACCTGGCCCGCCAGTTGCACACCCGCTTCGCCCCACCGCCGCGCGAAGTCGAACCAGAGCCCGAAGAACTGGACGAAGACGAACCCGAGTTCGAAGTTCGTAACCTGCGCGACCCAAGTTTTGACGAAGCACCTGCTGTGTCCAGGGTCAGCAAGCCGGTAACCACCGACGATGACGACAACGATGACGCATTTGCCGACCTGATCGACGACGAAACGCACAACGCCCCGCGCCCTGCCCCGCAAGCCGTCAATCGCGAGCCCCAGGCCAGTGCGGTACTGGCGGTACAGCTAGGCTCCCAGGAGCAACTTCGGCGCCTGCCGCGCACCCGCCTGACCGAGTTGCTGGAGCGCTATCGCGACTGCCTTGACCAGGCCGCATCGCTGTATGAAAGCGAAGTACACACCCTCAACGACGGCAGCACCCTGATGCTGTTCCACAGCCAGGACAGCGGCGAGGACTACCTCACCAATGCCATTTGCTGTGGCGAGCTGTTGCGCGCCCTTGGGCATGCCCTGCAGATCGAAGTGGCCGACAGCGGCATCACCTTGCAGTTGCAGCTGGGCCTGACCCTGGGTGAAGACCTGCACGGCCTGAACCAGATCGACCTGCTGTTGACCGAGAAGGCCCAGGATGCCCTGGCCCTGTCGCAACACAGCCGTAACCTGCTGCTGGTTGAGCGCAAGATCAGCGATGACAGCCTGATCCGTCAGCGTGCCCGCATCCGTCCGATTGCCAGCCCCGAGGGCGCCTGCTGCGTCGAGCGCCTGATGGAGCCTTACCCGTCGATGCTGGAGCGCCAGCTGGCGCGGATGCATGAGCGTCGGGTCAAGGGTTGATCTTTATGCATTGATCGCGGGGCAAGCCCGCTCCCACTGTGGGAGCGGGCTTGCCCCG encodes the following:
- a CDS encoding HAMP domain-containing protein — protein: MNRPTPVKTDNFFLLIFHALRQRRVPLALRIACHNVLLVALALVIYACVMGLQFKQAMHEQADALGQSLTTQTATSATELLVSNDILSLNVLLGNLVKNPLVAHAAIYSVDNRILAEAGQRPKNGLLGEAEGLYQTKITFQDVTAGQLRISLDMSQFQQPLTISLQSMGILAGILLALALAMSLRLGRFISTPLLQLRVWLRDINEFTPATDRQDEIGDLARQLHTRFAPPPREVEPEPEELDEDEPEFEVRNLRDPSFDEAPAVSRVSKPVTTDDDDNDDAFADLIDDETHNAPRPAPQAVNREPQASAVLAVQLGSQEQLRRLPRTRLTELLERYRDCLDQAASLYESEVHTLNDGSTLMLFHSQDSGEDYLTNAICCGELLRALGHALQIEVADSGITLQLQLGLTLGEDLHGLNQIDLLLTEKAQDALALSQHSRNLLLVERKISDDSLIRQRARIRPIASPEGACCVERLMEPYPSMLERQLARMHERRVKG